Proteins encoded by one window of Methanocalculus alkaliphilus:
- a CDS encoding HD domain-containing protein has translation MNDSDEARRIALIRSYANSLSVDREHDEQVMKNALLLFDGLAPLHALGDDARFLLTAAALLHDIGWSQGPEAHHKSSQRLIKEDRTLPLDNKERVIIALLARYHRKALPSLKHREYAGLDDEERALVRVLSSILRIADGLDRTHQSLVRDIDVTIVDTGVTITCSSEQEGDAERYYGIQKADLFTRTFGREVAIEWRVQD, from the coding sequence ATGAATGATAGTGACGAAGCCAGGCGAATCGCGTTGATCCGAAGCTATGCCAATTCCCTCAGCGTTGATCGAGAGCATGATGAGCAGGTGATGAAGAATGCACTCCTCCTCTTCGACGGGCTTGCCCCACTCCATGCTCTCGGTGATGATGCACGGTTTCTCCTGACAGCAGCCGCACTCCTCCATGATATCGGCTGGAGCCAGGGGCCAGAGGCGCACCATAAGAGCAGCCAGCGACTGATCAAAGAGGACCGAACCCTCCCCCTGGATAACAAGGAGAGGGTGATCATCGCCCTTCTTGCACGGTATCACAGAAAAGCGCTCCCTTCATTGAAGCACCGTGAGTATGCCGGGCTGGATGACGAGGAGAGGGCCCTTGTCAGGGTGCTCTCCTCCATACTCAGGATTGCAGACGGCCTTGATCGGACACACCAGTCCCTTGTCAGGGATATTGACGTCACCATCGTCGATACAGGAGTGACGATCACCTGTTCATCAGAACAGGAGGGAGATGCCGAACGATATTATGGGATCCAGAAAGCAGATCTCTTCACCAGAACCTTCGGCAGGGAGGTCGCCATCGAATGGAGAGTACAGGATTAA
- a CDS encoding MerR family transcriptional regulator has translation MKEDTVRIAEIAALLSLPEDLIRQYADEYGDHLPYRTIGKVRLFDQSAVKKFRVIADLTAQGLSRGPIISVLKGGRSLEDIASSTDDDAEKPVSVPPPPPAPELGDEVLISLRRTGDAVGRIDQMVGGIRGGMKADNEKIIREISLLREEVLASRAELRTLWSQIRELEEDLRERELRKSWLERLAGRLSR, from the coding sequence ATGAAAGAAGATACAGTCCGAATAGCAGAGATAGCAGCCCTCCTCTCCCTTCCCGAGGATCTCATCAGGCAGTATGCCGATGAGTATGGGGACCATCTCCCGTATAGAACAATTGGCAAGGTCAGGCTCTTTGACCAGTCCGCGGTCAAAAAATTCCGGGTGATCGCAGATCTCACTGCACAGGGGCTCAGTCGCGGCCCTATCATATCAGTTCTGAAAGGAGGGCGATCGCTTGAGGATATTGCGTCATCAACAGATGATGATGCAGAAAAACCTGTATCGGTCCCTCCGCCGCCACCTGCCCCGGAGCTTGGTGATGAGGTCCTCATCTCTCTTCGTCGGACCGGTGACGCAGTCGGCCGTATCGATCAGATGGTGGGTGGTATCCGGGGTGGAATGAAGGCCGACAATGAGAAGATCATCCGCGAGATCTCTCTCCTGAGGGAGGAGGTTCTGGCATCACGAGCAGAGCTTCGAACCCTCTGGTCACAGATCCGGGAGCTGGAAGAGGATCTCCGTGAACGCGAGCTCCGGAAGTCATGGCTTGAGCGGCTTGCCGGGCGTCTCTCGCGTTAA
- a CDS encoding Yip1 family protein gives MTPPGAPPENPEDRKFRGILIKQEAFTADLTGEKIILSPESGAGARREFHRSNIFDAVAETNPDGLPSIALAINAGGVVRRMILAFPEWAGGTASRDRFRERVHQMKQGGPPSPPLGGSTIRIKGSEYRLEILEDGITITPASGGGAPRSYQRSAIEGYQREEGEIPSLILRIHAGGAVREMILAFPEGGATRDQAETVIAKFFTGSRVEEKREFIFIDSIPGALIKGQPFTIWIADAGVRITPESGDGTGREFLRSDLFDVVSEFTPDGEYAAVLAIMTGTGVRRMKIIFPDGMTSRDRAVRYLKDIINGVLRKAPHGETKQEKRATAREYPICQRSGLMSPEGRRGILLTSQRLIIYEGDEQNVEIIREHPRRSILDASPCIDTSGEPSILISYMDKDKEIGQHHLTFPEEEERNAWITLLTSDETPPPLIEEEDQETIPHEEEETRHEEEAEEEEDEDSPPEDEGEPPTCLRCPVCSTILAPESPWCDICGIRVSPERDWRGKVDETACIDFPSPPREYGRFLTFLIAPSGAERFRDDPLHKPLLVFISAVLLCTFSNYLAITAVYRYHGIDPSLYPVLTELTTDPGAAAFFTLSVLLIASLLVLVTSIMAHLITGRIDGGFGITIRITLYSILPFGVAGLIPGIGILLAACWSIIIISIALRSIFDFSAPASLFPPALSYSVLLTLIVLLPGGLL, from the coding sequence ATGACCCCGCCAGGTGCACCCCCAGAAAACCCGGAGGACCGGAAATTCAGAGGTATCCTCATCAAGCAGGAGGCATTCACCGCAGACCTGACAGGGGAGAAGATCATCCTCTCACCCGAATCGGGGGCAGGAGCGCGGCGTGAGTTCCATCGGTCAAACATCTTTGATGCTGTTGCTGAGACGAATCCGGATGGGCTCCCCTCAATCGCCCTTGCGATCAACGCAGGTGGCGTGGTCCGCCGCATGATCCTTGCATTCCCTGAATGGGCAGGGGGAACGGCTTCCCGTGACCGTTTCAGGGAGAGGGTGCACCAGATGAAACAGGGCGGGCCTCCATCCCCACCATTGGGCGGATCAACAATCAGGATCAAAGGATCCGAGTACAGGCTGGAGATCCTCGAAGACGGGATCACCATCACACCTGCATCAGGTGGGGGCGCTCCACGATCCTATCAGCGCTCAGCAATAGAAGGATACCAAAGAGAAGAGGGAGAGATCCCATCACTTATCCTTAGGATACATGCAGGTGGTGCAGTCAGGGAGATGATCCTCGCTTTCCCGGAAGGGGGTGCGACACGGGATCAGGCAGAAACAGTAATCGCGAAATTTTTTACGGGATCAAGGGTTGAGGAGAAGAGAGAGTTTATTTTTATCGACTCGATCCCCGGGGCCCTCATCAAAGGGCAGCCCTTTACGATATGGATCGCCGATGCAGGTGTCAGGATAACACCGGAGTCGGGTGATGGGACCGGGAGGGAGTTTCTGAGATCGGATCTCTTCGATGTCGTCTCCGAGTTCACTCCTGATGGAGAGTATGCCGCTGTACTAGCCATTATGACCGGAACCGGTGTCCGCCGGATGAAGATCATCTTCCCGGACGGAATGACCAGCCGGGATCGGGCAGTCAGGTACCTCAAAGATATCATCAATGGAGTACTCCGGAAAGCCCCACACGGTGAGACAAAGCAAGAGAAGAGAGCCACCGCAAGGGAATATCCAATCTGCCAGCGATCCGGATTGATGAGCCCGGAGGGGAGACGGGGGATTCTGCTCACCTCGCAGAGGCTGATCATCTATGAGGGAGATGAGCAGAATGTTGAAATCATCAGAGAGCACCCGCGCCGTTCTATCCTTGACGCATCACCCTGTATAGACACCTCTGGTGAGCCGTCAATCCTCATCTCCTACATGGACAAGGATAAGGAGATTGGTCAGCATCATCTTACATTTCCAGAGGAAGAAGAACGGAATGCATGGATTACCCTTCTGACCTCCGACGAGACGCCACCCCCCCTCATCGAGGAGGAGGATCAGGAGACCATCCCCCATGAGGAGGAGGAGACGAGACATGAAGAGGAGGCTGAGGAGGAGGAGGACGAAGATTCACCGCCCGAGGATGAAGGGGAGCCCCCGACATGCCTGCGCTGTCCGGTCTGCAGCACAATACTCGCACCGGAGAGTCCCTGGTGTGACATCTGTGGCATCAGGGTCTCACCGGAGAGAGACTGGAGGGGGAAGGTGGATGAGACGGCCTGCATCGATTTTCCATCACCCCCCCGGGAGTATGGGAGGTTTCTCACATTTCTCATCGCACCCTCCGGGGCTGAGCGATTCCGTGATGATCCCCTCCATAAGCCGCTCCTCGTCTTCATTTCAGCAGTCCTTCTCTGCACATTCAGCAACTATCTGGCCATTACGGCAGTATACCGGTATCATGGTATCGATCCCTCCCTCTACCCTGTATTGACAGAGCTGACGACAGATCCCGGAGCCGCAGCATTTTTTACTCTGAGTGTCCTTCTGATCGCCTCTCTTCTGGTTCTTGTGACAAGCATTATGGCACATCTGATCACCGGCAGGATTGATGGAGGATTTGGGATTACAATCAGGATCACCCTTTATTCGATCCTTCCGTTCGGAGTGGCAGGCCTCATCCCGGGTATCGGGATCCTTCTTGCTGCATGCTGGTCGATCATCATCATCTCAATCGCACTCAGGAGCATCTTCGATTTTTCAGCCCCGGCATCCCTCTTCCCGCCAGCCCTCTCCTATTCGGTATTGCTCACCCTGATTGTTCTTCTGCCGGGAGGTCTCCTCTGA
- a CDS encoding PKD domain-containing protein yields MRSFLLILLILPFICAVGSAAFPTITSDTTTGVAPATITFTGSVIGNEESPADWSWKFTRSGDPSSREPLVASGNPVTITFDRAGTWHATLQVSVDGRHPVSNPYNVMIHERDAVPEPAFTASTRTGTAPLTVTFTDRSTNTPTSWFWGFGDGATGSGQTVTHTYTEPGTYAISQRIRNDAGSFSKTWQNYITVTTPPVAGFTINRTGGEPPFPVAFTDRSTGGIISREWDFGDGTVSDQVNPVHTYTRQGVYTVSLTVVNKNGTATLSRNNLIIVKRQAITDFTANVTTGGVPLTVQFTDLTNGSPNQWRWDFGDGSTSFLQHPEHTYRYPGTFAVSLASSGRQGSGTLRRTGYITVHPPPQTAFDADITFGSAPLSVQFSDRSTGGPAEWIWDFGDGTTSTIRHPSHTYREEGIYPVSLSIRNEYGTDQRSRPEYITVIHPAPEPAIMATEVSEPVMDENRTDVPKNISLEIPIKHPGAAITEYIRLIKDILSR; encoded by the coding sequence ATGAGATCGTTTCTTCTCATTCTTCTCATCCTCCCATTCATCTGCGCAGTCGGATCAGCGGCCTTTCCCACCATCACCAGTGACACTACAACAGGGGTGGCACCGGCGACCATCACCTTTACAGGATCGGTGATCGGTAATGAAGAGAGCCCTGCCGACTGGTCATGGAAGTTCACCCGGTCCGGCGACCCATCAAGCAGGGAGCCTCTCGTGGCAAGCGGCAACCCGGTCACCATCACCTTTGACCGTGCCGGCACCTGGCATGCAACCCTTCAGGTGAGTGTGGATGGAAGGCATCCCGTGAGCAACCCGTATAATGTTATGATCCATGAGAGAGATGCCGTACCCGAACCGGCATTCACCGCAAGCACAAGAACCGGGACAGCACCGCTCACCGTCACCTTCACCGACAGATCAACGAACACCCCGACGAGCTGGTTCTGGGGATTTGGTGACGGGGCGACAGGATCCGGACAGACGGTGACCCATACCTATACAGAACCCGGAACGTATGCCATCTCCCAGAGGATACGCAATGATGCCGGGAGCTTCTCAAAGACCTGGCAGAACTACATAACCGTCACGACACCCCCGGTTGCCGGTTTCACCATCAATAGAACCGGGGGTGAGCCACCGTTTCCCGTCGCCTTCACCGACAGATCAACCGGCGGGATCATCAGCCGGGAGTGGGACTTTGGCGACGGAACAGTATCTGATCAGGTCAATCCTGTGCATACCTATACCCGGCAGGGGGTCTACACAGTCTCCCTCACCGTTGTGAACAAGAATGGAACCGCAACGCTGAGCAGAAATAACCTTATTATCGTCAAGAGACAGGCGATAACCGACTTCACTGCGAATGTGACCACCGGAGGGGTACCGCTCACGGTACAGTTTACGGATCTCACAAACGGCAGCCCAAACCAGTGGAGATGGGACTTTGGAGACGGTTCGACCTCATTTTTGCAGCATCCGGAGCATACGTACCGGTATCCCGGCACATTTGCGGTCTCTCTCGCAAGCTCCGGCAGACAGGGGAGTGGAACACTGCGGAGGACCGGGTATATAACTGTTCATCCACCTCCGCAAACGGCGTTTGATGCCGATATCACCTTTGGCTCCGCACCTCTCTCCGTTCAGTTCTCTGATCGTTCGACAGGGGGGCCAGCGGAGTGGATCTGGGACTTCGGGGATGGAACGACCAGCACCATACGCCATCCATCCCACACCTACAGAGAGGAAGGGATCTACCCTGTGTCACTCTCGATCAGAAATGAATACGGAACTGATCAGAGATCCAGACCAGAATATATTACCGTGATCCATCCGGCCCCTGAACCTGCCATAATGGCAACAGAAGTATCTGAGCCGGTCATGGATGAGAACCGGACAGATGTACCGAAGAATATATCCCTGGAAATCCCAATCAAACATCCCGGTGCGGCAATCACCGAGTACATCAGACTGATAAAGGATATATTGAGCAGATAG
- a CDS encoding carboxymuconolactone decarboxylase family protein, whose amino-acid sequence MNFETIIKRIQENGTDSTARSWLEEIESEYGAVPLIFQRMAERPEVLISHLLYKDSVTQLSRLEPKVVELISMAVGAALKCSHCVDYHMRAAQAKGATREEILETVLIAGLLANAAVLADAYRVVNGVECGASCELSGLNRSHSKNP is encoded by the coding sequence ATGAACTTCGAGACGATTATAAAGAGAATACAGGAGAATGGAACGGACTCCACTGCCCGCAGCTGGCTTGAGGAGATTGAGAGCGAGTACGGCGCTGTTCCGTTAATCTTTCAGAGGATGGCAGAGAGGCCGGAAGTTCTCATCTCGCATCTTCTTTATAAGGATTCGGTCACCCAGTTATCCAGGCTTGAGCCCAAGGTGGTCGAGCTGATCAGCATGGCTGTCGGGGCCGCCCTGAAATGCAGCCACTGCGTCGATTATCATATGCGGGCAGCGCAGGCGAAGGGTGCAACCCGTGAAGAGATCCTTGAGACGGTTCTCATTGCAGGCCTCCTCGCCAATGCCGCCGTCCTTGCAGATGCATACCGGGTGGTTAATGGTGTTGAATGCGGGGCATCCTGTGAACTTTCCGGTCTTAATAGAAGCCATTCGAAGAATCCCTGA
- a CDS encoding methanogenesis marker 7 protein, translating into MILVPVTFRGGVYRHDEVMDYIEDLGGYIIQKHDIAQEVVLQVLIPKDDIERFRSFVRPLAGEVTASPLVGTEIAVVIPSLEIHHLPHSACDIAEYLRTVGAKTNMVGLARGFGKRISQLNDEERDVINEHDVAVYVLGNFETCIKEKFNGLRRGVHVPVILTGAPPVDALKRITDPPAAGYVGNLGRFMHRTRTEADIGRLDAVVEEVARVLDLSRDELAQDPLSVSPARLQDVIQEGVPEIDEVFSPTPITVQLAGVRVKLPFTRYADTIRRLPVEEGVTVGDIADIIPSRMRDYILVRIKPFSETHIVV; encoded by the coding sequence ATGATTCTTGTACCGGTTACATTCCGGGGCGGTGTCTACCGGCATGACGAGGTGATGGATTATATCGAGGATCTCGGAGGCTATATCATCCAGAAACATGATATCGCCCAGGAGGTTGTCCTTCAGGTTCTGATCCCAAAGGATGATATCGAACGGTTCAGATCGTTTGTCCGCCCGCTCGCAGGAGAGGTTACGGCCTCCCCCCTTGTCGGAACAGAGATAGCTGTCGTTATTCCAAGCCTTGAGATTCATCACCTCCCCCATTCAGCCTGTGATATCGCAGAGTATCTCAGAACCGTCGGTGCGAAGACCAATATGGTCGGTCTTGCGCGGGGATTTGGAAAACGTATCTCACAGCTGAATGATGAGGAGCGGGATGTCATCAATGAGCATGATGTCGCCGTCTATGTCCTTGGCAACTTCGAGACCTGCATTAAAGAGAAGTTCAACGGCCTCCGGCGCGGGGTTCATGTCCCGGTCATCCTGACCGGAGCACCACCGGTTGATGCCCTGAAGCGGATCACCGATCCGCCTGCGGCAGGCTATGTCGGTAATCTGGGGAGATTCATGCACAGGACGAGGACCGAGGCTGATATCGGGAGGCTTGATGCCGTTGTGGAGGAGGTTGCCCGTGTCCTTGATCTCTCACGTGACGAACTGGCGCAGGATCCACTCTCCGTCTCTCCCGCACGGCTTCAGGATGTTATCCAGGAGGGCGTTCCTGAGATTGATGAGGTCTTCTCCCCGACCCCGATAACCGTGCAGCTCGCCGGGGTTCGTGTGAAGCTTCCATTTACCCGGTATGCGGATACCATCAGGCGACTCCCGGTGGAAGAAGGCGTTACCGTAGGTGATATCGCAGATATCATTCCATCACGAATGCGTGATTACATATTGGTTCGGATCAAACCCTTTTCAGAGACTCATATCGTGGTGTAA
- a CDS encoding methanogenesis marker 17 protein, translating to MDRYEVECFEEAGRDIYKQITSTVLQDHNLTSVVSKLRIFIDPRIPIFVAVGTIRDAGGSIRVSDIGSVQRQGDSAILSVRDETHLARLLVKLNTLFGYDHVDQPDRFTIIISDTEIPADFEGMEVTNRADTIFRDLIYALTVIAPEGFKVRRESYGKRRFFYVASENTLSEHVVEGIVSEQFALIGEESE from the coding sequence ATGGATCGCTACGAGGTGGAATGTTTTGAGGAAGCAGGACGGGATATCTATAAACAGATAACCTCAACCGTCCTCCAGGATCACAATCTCACCTCGGTCGTCTCAAAACTCAGGATCTTCATTGATCCGAGAATCCCGATATTCGTCGCTGTCGGGACGATTCGGGATGCCGGAGGATCCATTCGTGTCTCTGATATCGGTTCTGTGCAGAGGCAGGGAGATTCTGCCATATTGTCTGTCAGGGATGAGACCCATCTGGCCAGGCTCCTTGTAAAACTCAATACCCTCTTTGGCTACGATCATGTTGACCAGCCTGACCGGTTCACCATTATCATTAGCGATACTGAGATTCCGGCTGATTTTGAGGGCATGGAGGTGACAAACCGGGCAGATACCATATTCCGTGATCTCATCTATGCACTGACGGTTATCGCCCCCGAGGGCTTCAAGGTCAGAAGGGAGTCGTATGGCAAACGCCGGTTCTTCTATGTTGCAAGTGAAAACACCCTCTCTGAACATGTCGTCGAGGGTATCGTCTCTGAACAGTTTGCATTGATTGGGGAGGAATCAGAATGA
- a CDS encoding methanogenesis marker 15 protein: MSRPVRIAQLTCGAEYSGVQNEIAEAAASVDAQLFYPDISLADLKKTEATFGLNVKSPDLKLAIARADALVSGKVDADAVFIGSCFRCAEAAIVRNELRRYIHENSELPVVSYSFTERTTSGTLLTRMEALTTIARRRALLAREEQSGITLGVDSGSSTTKCIVMKENEIIGTGWVPTTEVLRSADEAVEAALKEAGLALKDIEAIGTTGYGRFLIGKHLKADLIQEELTVNSKGAVYLADRQRGPSTVIDIGGMDNKAISVIDGIPGTFTMGGICAGASGRFLEMTAKRLGIDITELGPLAMKGIGHGVPMNSYCIVFGTQSLVNALASGSTPEDVAAAACYSVAEQVFEQQLQEVDIREPVIMVGGTSLIEGLVKAMGDLLQTEILVPHHSQYIGATGSALLASGFIDMEKE; this comes from the coding sequence ATGAGCCGGCCGGTCAGAATTGCACAGCTCACCTGCGGGGCCGAGTACTCCGGTGTCCAGAACGAGATCGCAGAGGCTGCGGCATCGGTTGACGCCCAGCTCTTCTATCCGGATATCTCGCTTGCTGATCTGAAGAAGACCGAGGCAACCTTCGGCCTCAATGTGAAGAGCCCGGATCTGAAACTGGCGATTGCCCGGGCTGATGCCCTCGTCTCCGGGAAAGTCGATGCGGATGCCGTCTTCATCGGGAGCTGCTTCCGGTGTGCCGAGGCGGCGATCGTCAGGAACGAGCTTCGCCGGTATATCCATGAGAACTCAGAACTTCCCGTCGTCTCCTACTCGTTTACGGAACGGACGACATCAGGGACCCTTCTGACACGGATGGAGGCGCTGACAACGATCGCACGCCGGCGTGCGCTTCTTGCACGGGAAGAACAGTCCGGGATCACACTGGGTGTCGATTCCGGCTCTTCAACGACGAAGTGTATCGTAATGAAGGAGAACGAGATCATCGGAACAGGCTGGGTACCGACCACCGAGGTTCTCCGTTCCGCAGATGAGGCCGTGGAAGCCGCCCTGAAGGAGGCCGGGCTTGCCTTGAAGGATATCGAGGCGATTGGAACGACCGGCTATGGCAGGTTCCTCATCGGAAAGCACCTCAAGGCGGATCTCATCCAGGAGGAGCTGACCGTCAACTCCAAAGGGGCTGTCTACCTCGCTGATCGGCAGCGTGGCCCCTCAACGGTGATTGATATCGGCGGGATGGATAACAAGGCGATCTCGGTGATTGACGGAATCCCTGGGACGTTCACGATGGGCGGTATCTGTGCAGGAGCCAGCGGGCGTTTCCTTGAGATGACAGCAAAGCGTCTTGGAATCGATATTACCGAACTTGGTCCCCTCGCAATGAAGGGAATAGGCCATGGCGTCCCGATGAACAGCTACTGTATCGTCTTTGGAACCCAGAGCCTTGTGAATGCCCTTGCATCCGGAAGCACCCCTGAAGATGTCGCCGCTGCCGCCTGTTATTCTGTAGCTGAACAGGTCTTTGAGCAGCAGCTGCAGGAGGTTGATATCCGGGAGCCGGTTATTATGGTCGGTGGTACATCCCTGATAGAAGGGCTTGTCAAGGCAATGGGGGATCTCCTCCAGACGGAGATCCTTGTGCCGCATCATTCACAGTATATCGGAGCGACCGGCTCTGCCCTCCTCGCCTCAGGATTCATCGATATGGAGAAGGAGTGA
- a CDS encoding methanogenesis marker 5 protein, producing MAKVFIYPATSLMLSDLVARFGHEPLGSALSIRDHIQTPGFDSPPLQITPEDPKKGLRWAAVEVPSGVRGRMSVYGPLLDAAEAAIIVNDAEFAFGCMGCARTNELLIFRLKQKGIPVLDLVYPKTQDEGVAFVASIKSFLKELGGDEE from the coding sequence ATGGCAAAAGTCTTCATTTATCCTGCAACAAGCCTGATGCTGTCTGATCTCGTTGCCAGGTTCGGGCATGAACCACTCGGATCAGCACTCTCGATCCGGGATCATATTCAGACACCCGGATTTGACTCGCCTCCCCTCCAGATAACACCGGAAGATCCGAAGAAAGGGCTCCGGTGGGCCGCAGTCGAGGTGCCGTCCGGGGTTCGCGGGAGGATGTCCGTCTATGGTCCGCTCCTGGACGCTGCCGAGGCGGCGATCATCGTCAACGATGCTGAGTTTGCCTTTGGGTGTATGGGGTGTGCCAGAACAAACGAACTTCTCATCTTCCGGCTGAAACAGAAAGGGATACCTGTCCTTGATCTCGTCTATCCAAAGACGCAGGATGAGGGTGTGGCTTTCGTTGCATCCATTAAATCATTCCTCAAGGAGCTCGGGGGCGATGAAGAATGA
- a CDS encoding methanogenesis marker 6 protein: MNEYTPEYVGSVTKYVFVDSPHTTPQDLAIAAYEVAMGVMIKETCFGIQVTGSPDEVSRIIDALRKLDPYHIFIKDRGFPPGDQRRCRANLGGARPGYLGHEYEIGLARFISHGLREIDTMNDNDLLKAAVPIRRATPLDIDDLSTIIETEEA; encoded by the coding sequence ATGAATGAGTATACACCAGAGTATGTCGGGAGCGTGACGAAGTACGTCTTTGTCGATTCGCCACATACTACACCGCAGGACCTGGCTATCGCCGCATATGAGGTTGCAATGGGTGTGATGATCAAGGAGACCTGCTTTGGTATTCAGGTGACCGGATCCCCGGATGAGGTGTCACGGATTATCGATGCACTGAGGAAGCTTGATCCCTATCATATCTTCATCAAGGATCGGGGGTTTCCCCCCGGGGATCAACGGCGGTGCCGGGCAAATCTTGGTGGTGCCAGGCCTGGATACCTCGGGCATGAGTATGAGATCGGCCTTGCACGGTTCATATCACACGGATTACGAGAGATTGATACTATGAATGATAATGATCTGCTGAAAGCAGCCGTACCGATCAGGCGGGCAACCCCCCTCGATATAGATGACCTCTCGACGATTATAGAGACAGAGGAGGCCTGA
- the mmp3 gene encoding methyl-coenzyme M reductase-associated protein Mmp3, with protein MLRITLDGSQLTANEGDRLSDILPDHDPALSVAVIRPGTVSQEVTRHFRVVTSAGEFVVEIPDAGVTLPDPDDDATGSTIHWADRYAAAFGPFPASFSPSRSPSRYARGDLIIGCGGYDPKRSYLILSRKDHQADHGASSDGGIIGRVVAGRAVIDRLTTGDRITAVERMISWADSTHSVTTTDLSMLLEDGMEIVSYIRIRADGYTDESVDPRIARSAEHLLFSFKDGIYHADRTTSTHCMDAHLGRLEVPQEQTRPRHEGAVTVRTKGRNSGAMFIYREDVATSAHHTLVGQVTHGIELIRLIGDGETCAVITEPDRLDLRGMHIGDARALLEERKISFEVMDDMDASDRVITDQEPATTLEVLAAGHVRLTTMREDDVIDIFLDDEKAPKTVDIFRRFTGLKLYSVGMLPFFFTYEDVWLFEPEIPERINIIPENTPVDTIPANSLAMTNASRRGAGLVGVRTSEDDEFGPTGEPLEGTNIIGSVIDVGKLKDFKEGDIIYIREVKR; from the coding sequence ATGCTACGCATTACCCTGGATGGCAGTCAGCTCACTGCCAATGAAGGAGATCGCCTCAGTGATATTCTTCCGGATCATGATCCTGCACTCTCTGTTGCGGTGATACGGCCAGGCACCGTCTCCCAGGAGGTGACCCGCCATTTTCGGGTCGTTACGTCGGCAGGAGAATTCGTGGTCGAGATTCCGGATGCGGGCGTGACATTACCGGATCCGGATGACGATGCGACGGGCTCAACCATACACTGGGCTGATCGGTATGCGGCTGCTTTTGGCCCGTTTCCGGCATCGTTTTCCCCATCCCGCTCCCCGTCACGATATGCACGGGGGGATCTCATCATCGGTTGTGGTGGGTATGATCCAAAACGCTCCTACCTGATCCTCTCGCGCAAGGATCATCAGGCTGATCACGGAGCCTCATCTGACGGCGGGATCATCGGCCGGGTGGTTGCAGGGCGTGCGGTGATAGACCGGCTCACGACTGGCGACAGAATAACAGCGGTAGAACGGATGATCAGCTGGGCCGACTCAACCCACTCGGTCACAACGACCGATCTCTCCATGCTGCTGGAGGATGGGATGGAGATCGTCTCCTATATCCGGATACGGGCAGACGGGTATACCGACGAGTCGGTTGATCCCAGGATAGCGCGTTCGGCGGAGCATCTCCTCTTTTCCTTTAAAGATGGTATCTACCATGCAGATCGTACCACATCAACCCACTGCATGGATGCCCATCTTGGCAGGCTTGAAGTCCCCCAGGAGCAGACCCGTCCACGGCATGAAGGGGCTGTCACTGTCAGGACAAAAGGGCGAAACTCTGGTGCGATGTTTATCTACCGGGAGGATGTTGCAACGAGCGCTCACCATACCCTGGTCGGCCAGGTGACCCATGGGATTGAACTGATCCGCCTGATCGGTGATGGCGAAACATGCGCCGTCATCACCGAGCCTGATCGCCTTGATCTTCGAGGGATGCATATTGGTGATGCCCGTGCCCTGCTGGAAGAACGGAAGATCTCATTTGAGGTTATGGATGATATGGATGCATCCGATCGGGTCATCACCGATCAGGAGCCGGCAACAACATTGGAGGTTCTTGCAGCAGGCCATGTTCGGCTGACGACGATGAGGGAGGACGATGTCATCGATATTTTTCTCGATGACGAGAAGGCACCAAAGACCGTTGATATCTTCCGGAGGTTCACCGGCCTGAAACTCTATTCGGTTGGCATGCTTCCGTTCTTCTTCACATACGAGGATGTCTGGCTCTTTGAACCCGAGATACCCGAGCGGATTAATATCATCCCGGAGAATACCCCGGTCGATACCATCCCGGCAAACTCACTGGCGATGACGAACGCCTCACGGCGTGGTGCCGGGCTCGTCGGTGTCCGGACCTCGGAGGACGATGAGTTCGGACCAACAGGTGAGCCTCTTGAGGGAACCAATATCATTGGAAGCGTCATTGATGTCGGGAAACTGAAGGACTTCAAGGAAGGGGATATCATCTATATCAGGGAGGTGAAGCGATGA